The genomic stretch aaactcttgcaacaacAGGACCCACCGAATCAACCTAGCCtttgcatccttctttgccataagATAGCGAAGAGCAGTATGGTCTGTGTACACTATcaccttggatcccaacaaaTAAGCCCAGAATTTCTCAAAGTCATAGAAAATGGCAAGAAGTTCTTGCTCAGTCACCCTATAATTCATTTGCGCGCCATtgagtgtcttgcttgcataatagacAAGGTGAAGAACCTTGTTATGATGTTGGCCAAGCACTGCCCCAATAGCTACACCattggcatcacacatgagttcgaaggGAATAGACCAATCGGGTGTGGCAATAATAGGTTCCATGGTGAGCTTTTGTTTCAATTCCTCAAAATCTTTGAGGCACTTCTCGTCAAATACAAATTTTGCATCTTTCTCAAAGAGTTTGCACATGGGATTTGCAATtttagaaaaatccttgatgaaacgcctATAGAAGACGGCATGCCCCAAAAAACTTCAGACACCTTTAACTGAAGTAGGTGGAGGAAGCTTGAAAATGATGTTGATCTTTGCCCGGTCAACCTCTATGCCTTGTTTGGAAATTTTGTGGCCCAAAACAATGCCCTCGttcaccatgaagtggcatttctgcTAGTTTAGCACAaggtttgtttcttcacatctctTAAGCACTTGTCGAAGGTTGTCTAGACAATGCTCAAAAGAATCATCTACTACTGAGAAATCGTCCATGAATACCTCTAAGAAATCATCCACCATAACGGAGAATATTgacatcatacacctttgaaagtAGCTGGAGTGTTGCATAGCCCAAATGGCATCCGGCTAAATGCAAACGTCCCATATGGACgagtgaatgttgtcttttcctgatcttccaaTACAATATTGATTTGGTTGTAGCCGGAGTATCCATCCAATAAGCAGTAGAATGACCTTCCcgctagccgatcaagcatttgatcaaaaaAAGGCATAGGGAAGTGGTCCTTGAATGTAGCActgtttagcttccggtaatccatataCACCCTCCATACAGTCACCGTTCTTgttgggatgagctcatttttatcattttcaattacggtcatgcctccctttttcggcacacattgtacTGGACTTACGTAAGAACTATCGGCAATGGGGTAGACTACCctggcatccaaccacttaatgATCTCTTTCTTTACCACTTCCTACATGGAAGGGTTCAACCTTCGTTGATGCTCCACACTTGGTTTACTCTCATTCTCTAATTGGATCTTGTGTTCGCAAATTCCACGAGAATCCCTCAGATGTCCGCAATTGTCCACACAATACTTGCCTATGCTCCTTCAAGACATTCAACaattgttctacctgcacatcattcaacaaagaagaCACAATTACCGAtttgagccaagaaatttatacctcgAGTGTGGTGGAAGTGGTTTGAACTCTAGTTGCGGTGGCTCAATAATAGAAGGCTTTGCGGGAGAAGTGGCTCTATTCTCCAAGTCGAGGGAGAGATTCTTCAGAGCATAAGTGTAGGACCCAAGCCCTTCCAATGCATTGACTGATTCCATGTACCCATCTATATCTTCACCATCGAAGTTTACCAAAATAGCCACCAACGCGTCACCGaggcattgttcttccatcttTATTTCAACCGCATCTTCCACTtcatcaacaacatcaatcaccgagATGATTTCATACTCATGTGGTAGTTTCATACCCTTTCTTGCTTGGAATGTAACCTCTTCATCATTCACACGGAATTTGATCTCATTCTGTTCTGAATCCATTAGTGCTCTTCTTGTGGCAAGGAATGGTCTCCCCGAGATGATAAGGATCTCTTTGTCAACTGCACAATCAAGTATTACGAAATCGGTGGGTAGATGGAACTCTCCCACCTGCACAAGCACATCATCGACATTTCCCACCGTTCTCTTTATGTAACGATcggccatttgcaacctcatactTATAGGCCTTGGCATACCTAACCCCGCTTGATTATAAATAGCAAGAGGCATTAAGTTTATGCTAGCCCCATTATCACAAAGAGCTCCTGCAAAATCACGCACCCTAATAGTGCATGGAATGATGAAAACTCCcgggtcttctttcttttgaacggTGGTTGTTGTAATGATGGAACTAACCCAgtgagtcacattcaccacttcattctTGGTGGTTATCTTCTTGGTAATCAAGTCTTTCAAATACTTAGCAAAACCTGGCATCTTTTGAAATGCTTCCAGAAATGGAATATTCACCGATAACTGCTTGAGAATGTCATAGAACTTTtcgagtttgctatcatcaaccttCATAGCAAGTCTTTAAGGGAAAAGGAGGAAgaggtctaggaataggtggtagagtttttgatatctcttttaccttttcctttacctcTTCCCGGTTTACTTCTTGCACTTTCAACTCTTTTGGAACCCTTTTAGCTTCAACAACAATTGACTCTTCAACTTGTGCGTCAACCTCTTGTTCGGACTCTTCCACTTCAACCACTTGTTCGTTCTCTCCTTGATGTACCTTCCCACTCCGAGTAGTAATTGCCATGCAATGAGAAGTTGGACCATTCCCACTACCCTTTGGGTTCACAATTGTGTCACTTGGACGTGTCCCTTTTTGCTTCAGATTTTGTTCCCTAGAAAGATCTCTAATttgcatctccaatttttgaatggaTGCAGTATGAGAACCAACAAGCTCGGTCATATTCCGTATTGAAGTGTCAGACCtctcttgattttgcaataccTATTCAAGCATGCTTTCCAAATTGGAATCACTTGAAGAACCCTGGTTTGAATATTGACCCTTCGATAgaacataagggtttgaactccgatttgagaagttgttgttgttattccaatttccttgattttagCTAC from Nicotiana sylvestris chromosome 12, ASM39365v2, whole genome shotgun sequence encodes the following:
- the LOC138883780 gene encoding uncharacterized protein, which encodes MAKHNQAWHSEDTTCGIAYGYPSLTNMIKENQERDQVIAGLVINVNVLTKMFIESQTKKVLQNQERSDTSIRNMTELVGSHTASIQKLEMQIRDLSREQNLKQKGTRPSDTIVNPKGSGNGPTSHCMAITTRSGKVHQGENEQVVEVEESEQEVDAQVEESIVVEAKRVPKELKVQEVNREEVKEKVDDSKLEKFYDILKQLSVNIPFLEAFQKMPGFAKYLKDLITKKITTKNEVVNVTHWVSSIITTTTVQKKEDPGVFIIPCTIRVRDFAGALCDNGASINLMPLAIYNQAGLGMPRPISMRLQMADRYIKRTVGNVDDVLVQVGEFHLPTDFVILDCAVDKEILIISGRPFLATRRALMDSEQNEIKFRVNDEEVTFQARKGMKLPHEYEIISVIDVVDEVEDAVEIKMEEQCLGDALVAILVNFDGEDIDGYMESVNALEGLGSYTYALKNLSLDLENRATSPAKPSIIEPPQLEFKPLPPHSRRFIKDFSKIANPMCKLFEKDAKFVFDEKCLKDFEELKQKLTMEPIIATPDWSIPFELMCDANGVAIGAVLGQHHNKVLHLVYYASKTLNGAQMNYRVTEQELLAIFYDFEKFWAYLLGSKVIVYTDHTALRYLMAKKDAKARLIRWVLLLQEFDFKVKDRKGTENQVVDHLSRLEEAGRQKKDLEINDAFPDEHILALSNTFAPWYADISNFLECRHYYWEEPFLFRNCADNIIRRCVPEDEVMQILKACHDSLVGGPYGGNHTAAKVLECGYYWPTIYEDANQMVKACDQRQRQGSISKRHEMPMNFILKVEIFDV